The following coding sequences lie in one Halogeometricum rufum genomic window:
- the pheA gene encoding prephenate dehydratase encodes MQAVTLGPAGTYSHRAARAVADDVAFRESVSAIVDAVDSGEFDRGVVPIENSIEGSVTETLDAIADADIAVTREIVTPIRHALLAQSEEFSVVASHSQALAQCRGYLEREYPEVKLEAVASTARGVERAREDASVAGIGHPDNAGEGLQVLAEDIQDRSSNATRFFVVAPAAERSDAGGKSTVIVYPNANYPGLLLELLEAFAERDINLSRIESRPSGNRLGDYLFHIDFEAGLYEDRAQEALASVEEIASRGWVKRLGSYDMQHVLY; translated from the coding sequence GAGTCGGTGTCCGCCATCGTGGACGCCGTCGACTCCGGGGAGTTCGACCGCGGCGTCGTCCCCATCGAGAACAGCATCGAAGGGAGCGTCACGGAGACGCTCGACGCCATCGCCGACGCCGACATCGCCGTCACGCGGGAGATAGTGACGCCGATTCGGCACGCCCTCCTCGCGCAGTCCGAGGAGTTCTCCGTCGTCGCCTCCCACTCGCAGGCGCTGGCGCAGTGTCGGGGCTACCTGGAGCGAGAGTACCCCGAGGTCAAACTCGAAGCCGTCGCCAGCACGGCGCGCGGCGTCGAACGCGCCCGCGAGGACGCTTCCGTCGCCGGTATCGGGCACCCCGACAACGCGGGCGAGGGACTGCAGGTCCTCGCCGAGGACATCCAGGACCGCTCCTCGAACGCGACGCGCTTCTTCGTCGTCGCGCCCGCCGCCGAACGCTCGGACGCGGGCGGCAAGTCCACCGTCATCGTCTATCCGAACGCGAACTACCCCGGACTGCTCCTCGAACTCCTCGAGGCGTTCGCCGAACGCGACATCAACCTCTCGCGCATCGAGTCGCGCCCGAGCGGAAACCGCCTCGGCGACTACCTGTTCCACATCGACTTCGAGGCCGGCCTGTACGAGGACCGCGCGCAGGAGGCCCTCGCGAGCGTCGAGGAGATCGCCTCCCGCGGGTGGGTCAAGCGCCTCGGGTCGTACGACATGCAGCACGTCCTCTACTAG
- the hsp14 gene encoding archaeal heat shock protein Hsp14 — translation MARQNPFDEIEQFFKRMGREFEESGLASLRDIAVDVSETDDELVVVADLPGYEKDDIEISASGRELTVEAERSADEEETGDRYVRRERSRSSVRRSITLPVEVVEEEASATYNNGVLTVTLPKETADEDDESTNIDVV, via the coding sequence ATGGCGCGCCAGAACCCCTTCGACGAGATAGAACAGTTCTTCAAGCGGATGGGCCGCGAGTTCGAGGAGTCGGGACTCGCCTCGCTCCGAGACATCGCCGTCGACGTCTCGGAGACGGACGACGAACTCGTCGTCGTGGCGGACCTGCCGGGCTACGAGAAGGACGACATCGAAATCTCGGCCTCGGGCCGCGAACTCACCGTCGAGGCCGAGCGCAGCGCCGACGAGGAGGAGACCGGCGACCGATACGTCCGCCGAGAACGGAGTCGCAGCAGCGTCCGCCGGTCGATAACGCTCCCCGTCGAAGTCGTCGAGGAGGAGGCGTCCGCGACGTACAACAACGGCGTCCTCACCGTCACCCTGCCGAAGGAGACGGCCGACGAGGACGACGAGTCGACGAATATCGACGTGGTGTAA
- a CDS encoding gamma carbonic anhydrase family protein encodes MDSPRSYEFEGVAPTIADEARVSNESTLVGDVTVAANASVWPGVVLRGDIAPVRVGEASHVTDNALLHASVVGDRVMVGHGAVLNEATVGDDALVGFNATLNTDVTVGERSLVAAGCVVPEGRDVPPESFVRGVPAQVTPLSEASIDIEALLDRYSAAEYSGLAERHTDLFD; translated from the coding sequence ATGGACAGCCCGCGAAGCTACGAGTTCGAGGGTGTCGCGCCGACGATTGCCGACGAGGCGCGCGTCAGCAACGAGTCCACGCTGGTCGGCGACGTGACCGTCGCCGCGAACGCCAGCGTGTGGCCGGGCGTCGTCCTGCGGGGGGACATCGCCCCGGTTCGCGTCGGCGAGGCGTCGCACGTCACCGACAACGCCTTGCTGCACGCGTCGGTCGTCGGCGACCGGGTGATGGTCGGCCACGGCGCGGTCCTCAACGAGGCGACGGTGGGAGACGACGCGCTCGTCGGGTTCAACGCCACGCTAAACACGGACGTGACCGTCGGCGAACGGAGTCTCGTCGCCGCCGGGTGCGTCGTCCCGGAGGGGCGCGACGTCCCGCCCGAGTCGTTCGTCCGGGGGGTCCCCGCGCAGGTCACGCCGCTCTCGGAAGCGAGTATCGACATCGAGGCGCTTCTGGACAGGTACTCCGCCGCCGAGTACTCGGGGTTGGCGGAGCGTCACACCGACCTGTTCGACTGA
- a CDS encoding Hsp20/alpha crystallin family protein codes for MMRRSNPFEEIESMFERMSRQFDEMSHQFDGSRMMGADYGMDIDVRDGADEYVVVADLPGFEKEDIDLSIAKRSLTISASREMHEERESDTESSEYIRRERRHESMRRTLRLPEDVMADDASASYKNGVLTVTIPKTAVESEDSHRIDIN; via the coding sequence ATGATGCGACGTTCCAACCCCTTCGAAGAGATCGAGTCGATGTTCGAGCGAATGTCCCGCCAGTTCGACGAGATGAGCCACCAGTTCGACGGTTCCCGGATGATGGGCGCCGACTACGGCATGGACATCGACGTCCGCGACGGGGCCGACGAGTACGTCGTCGTGGCTGACCTCCCCGGCTTCGAGAAGGAGGACATCGACCTCTCCATCGCCAAGCGCTCGCTGACCATCTCCGCCTCCCGCGAGATGCACGAGGAACGCGAGTCCGACACCGAGTCGAGCGAGTACATTCGCCGCGAACGCCGCCACGAGTCGATGCGCCGGACCCTCCGTCTCCCCGAAGACGTGATGGCCGACGACGCCTCCGCGTCCTACAAGAACGGCGTCCTCACGGTGACCATCCCCAAGACGGCGGTGGAGTCCGAGGACTCCCACCGCATCGACATCAACTGA
- a CDS encoding SMP-30/gluconolactonase/LRE family protein has protein sequence MVELTKRSTLRLFGTGLAFSALSGAAAAQEDGDDGADDGSGDGGADEGEPSDDSTPVETVVAVPGDPVPENLALDWDGTLYFGITAGEVWGVTNAQTQETGLTPADLTRVAELPGSVVGVEVVPCGSIYVASSSEEGTGVWEVPRDGHAPFPLASVSGFPNDVLYDPDFDRLLVTESFDGAVYEVSLSADDPEAELWFEDDTLETESFGANGLAFGRDGSVFVAVTRAVDDEGRDVGRLVRVPVETDGTAGAAETYLESPEIFGADGVTTDGADVYVAANSQNRVVRVTPDRHVEVVATADDGLVFPSDVLFGVTPRQRSDLFVCNFANDSPDDGAILRAHPFATEDDAGDDGDDGDDGDDGDDGDDGDGGGDDGGDDGDDESETDTGDD, from the coding sequence ATGGTTGAACTCACCAAGCGGTCGACACTTCGGCTGTTCGGAACGGGACTGGCGTTCTCCGCGCTCTCGGGCGCGGCGGCGGCACAGGAGGACGGAGACGACGGTGCGGACGACGGGTCGGGCGACGGCGGTGCGGACGAGGGCGAACCGAGCGACGACTCGACGCCCGTCGAGACGGTGGTGGCGGTGCCGGGCGACCCGGTGCCGGAGAACCTCGCACTCGACTGGGACGGGACGCTCTACTTCGGCATCACCGCGGGCGAGGTGTGGGGGGTGACGAACGCGCAGACGCAGGAGACGGGTCTCACGCCCGCGGACCTCACCCGCGTCGCCGAACTGCCGGGGAGCGTCGTCGGCGTCGAAGTCGTCCCCTGCGGGTCGATATACGTCGCCTCGTCGTCCGAAGAAGGGACCGGCGTCTGGGAGGTGCCGCGCGACGGGCACGCGCCGTTCCCCCTCGCGTCCGTCTCGGGGTTCCCGAACGACGTGCTGTACGACCCGGACTTCGACCGCCTCCTCGTCACGGAGTCGTTCGACGGCGCCGTCTACGAGGTTTCGCTGTCGGCGGACGACCCGGAGGCGGAGTTGTGGTTCGAGGACGACACGCTGGAGACGGAGAGTTTCGGCGCGAACGGACTCGCGTTCGGACGCGACGGTTCCGTGTTCGTCGCCGTCACCCGCGCCGTCGACGACGAGGGGCGGGACGTCGGCCGACTGGTGAGAGTGCCCGTCGAGACGGACGGCACCGCCGGGGCGGCGGAGACGTACCTCGAATCGCCCGAGATATTCGGCGCGGACGGCGTCACCACCGACGGCGCGGACGTGTACGTCGCCGCGAACTCGCAGAACCGCGTGGTGCGCGTCACCCCTGACCGCCACGTCGAAGTCGTCGCCACCGCAGACGACGGACTCGTCTTCCCATCGGACGTGCTGTTCGGCGTCACGCCGCGTCAGCGCAGCGACCTGTTCGTCTGCAACTTCGCCAACGACAGCCCCGACGACGGCGCGATTCTCCGCGCGCACCCGTTCGCGACGGAGGACGACGCTGGCGACGATGGAGACGACGGCGACGATGGAGACGACGGCGACGATGGAGACGACGGCGACGGAGGCGGGGACGACGGTGGAGACGATGGAGACGACGAAAGCGAGACAGATACCGGAGACGACTGA
- the leuS gene encoding leucine--tRNA ligase has translation MEYDPQELEERWRERWAETGRYEADPSDAADADEEPTFITVPYPYPSGGMHIGHARTYTVPDVYARYRRQQGDNVLFPIAWHVTGTPIIGAVERLKKGEEKQLSVLRDTYDVPEETLTDLETPMGFARYFVEEHYKRGMQSLGLSIDWRREFTTNDERYSKFITWQYETLRDRGLLEKGLHPVKYCTNEEQPVTTHDLLEGEEAEFQEYTLVRFGHGDTVVPMATLRPETVRGVTNAYIDPEADYVYADVDGEQWFVSAAAVEKLQLQAHDVTVERRVPGTELVGERVTNPVTGDEVLVLPADFVDAENATGVVMSVPAHSPDDYVALQEAKADDGRMREYDIDPADVEAIEPVPILSVEGYGEIPAKSAVEEAGITSSDDPALEKVTKDLYNREFHAGHLNDDYGEFAGELVEDVRTRFRDAHRDEGAFGTMQEFSEDVVCRCGGDVVVAEQDTWFLRYNDEAWKAKAHDVVSQMEAIPENTRGEYDHTIDWLNEWPCIRNYGLGTRLPWDDDFVIEPLSDSTVYMAYYTIAHRLQDVPVADLDREFFDALFYGADAVEDAPERALELREEWDYWYPVDYRFSANDLISNHLTFYLFHHAELFDRDNWPQGIVIMGMGLLEGEKMSSSKGHVVLPGAAIDDYGADTVRFFLLNSAEPWQDYDWRAEQVESVRDQLERFWNRADEILAADAPDERPELEQEDRWLLSKLQYTVRDVTEAMESSETRTASQAAFYNFEEELRWYRRRTDLDRPAAKWTLERVLETRLRLLAPFVPFMTNELHERLTGTPAEDAPWPEPDASFESAAVEASESQIERLTEDIKGIQQSLANAEEDVPEADPDRITVTVAAAWKRDVLRTVVEEDANQGAVMSSVMQDPDLRERGNEVNDLVQELVEFVRGRDESEVAALAELDEYATYEAATDFLSREFDADVELALEGEDADATKQAIPLRPAIELEAE, from the coding sequence ATGGAATACGACCCGCAGGAACTCGAAGAGCGCTGGCGGGAGCGGTGGGCCGAGACCGGCCGCTACGAGGCAGACCCCTCCGACGCCGCCGACGCCGACGAGGAGCCGACGTTCATCACCGTCCCGTACCCGTATCCCAGCGGTGGGATGCACATCGGTCACGCGCGGACGTACACCGTCCCCGACGTGTACGCCCGCTACCGACGCCAACAGGGCGACAACGTCCTCTTCCCCATCGCCTGGCACGTCACCGGGACGCCCATCATCGGTGCCGTCGAGCGCCTGAAGAAGGGCGAGGAGAAACAGCTCTCGGTCCTGCGCGACACGTACGACGTGCCCGAGGAGACGCTGACCGACCTCGAGACGCCGATGGGGTTCGCCCGCTACTTCGTCGAGGAACACTACAAGCGCGGGATGCAGTCGCTGGGGCTCTCTATCGACTGGCGACGCGAGTTCACGACGAACGACGAGCGCTACTCGAAGTTCATCACGTGGCAGTACGAGACGCTGCGTGACCGCGGCCTGCTGGAGAAGGGCCTGCACCCCGTCAAGTACTGCACGAACGAGGAGCAACCGGTCACGACGCACGACTTGCTGGAGGGCGAGGAGGCGGAGTTCCAGGAGTACACGCTGGTCCGCTTCGGCCACGGCGACACCGTCGTCCCGATGGCGACGCTCCGCCCGGAGACGGTCCGCGGCGTGACGAACGCGTACATCGACCCAGAGGCCGACTACGTCTACGCCGACGTGGACGGCGAGCAGTGGTTCGTCTCCGCGGCGGCCGTCGAGAAACTGCAGTTGCAGGCGCACGACGTGACCGTCGAACGCCGCGTCCCCGGCACCGAACTGGTCGGCGAACGCGTCACCAACCCCGTCACGGGCGACGAGGTACTCGTCCTGCCCGCGGACTTCGTGGACGCCGAGAACGCCACCGGCGTCGTCATGTCCGTCCCGGCGCACTCGCCGGACGACTACGTCGCCCTGCAGGAGGCGAAGGCGGACGACGGCCGGATGCGTGAGTACGACATCGACCCCGCCGACGTCGAGGCCATCGAACCGGTCCCCATCCTCTCCGTCGAGGGCTACGGCGAGATACCGGCCAAGTCGGCCGTCGAAGAGGCCGGAATCACCTCCTCGGACGACCCCGCTCTGGAGAAGGTGACGAAGGACCTGTACAACAGGGAGTTCCACGCGGGGCACCTGAACGACGACTACGGCGAGTTCGCCGGCGAGTTGGTCGAGGACGTGCGGACGCGCTTCCGCGACGCCCACCGCGACGAGGGGGCGTTCGGGACGATGCAGGAGTTCTCCGAGGACGTCGTCTGCCGGTGCGGCGGCGACGTGGTCGTCGCCGAACAGGACACGTGGTTCCTGCGCTACAACGACGAGGCGTGGAAGGCGAAGGCCCACGACGTCGTCTCGCAGATGGAGGCCATCCCCGAGAACACCCGCGGCGAGTACGACCACACCATCGACTGGCTGAACGAGTGGCCGTGCATCCGCAACTACGGGCTGGGCACCCGCCTCCCGTGGGACGACGACTTCGTCATCGAACCGCTGTCGGACTCCACCGTCTACATGGCCTACTACACCATCGCGCACCGCCTGCAGGACGTGCCGGTGGCGGACCTGGACCGCGAGTTCTTCGACGCGTTGTTCTACGGCGCGGACGCCGTCGAGGACGCCCCCGAACGCGCCCTCGAACTGCGCGAGGAGTGGGACTACTGGTACCCGGTGGACTACCGGTTCTCCGCGAACGACCTCATCTCGAACCACCTGACGTTCTACCTGTTCCACCACGCCGAACTGTTCGACCGGGACAACTGGCCGCAGGGCATCGTCATCATGGGGATGGGCCTGCTGGAGGGCGAGAAGATGTCCTCCTCGAAGGGACACGTCGTCCTCCCCGGCGCGGCCATCGACGACTACGGCGCCGACACCGTGCGCTTCTTCCTGCTCAACTCCGCGGAACCGTGGCAGGACTACGACTGGCGCGCCGAACAGGTCGAGTCCGTCCGGGACCAGTTAGAGCGCTTCTGGAACCGCGCCGACGAGATACTCGCGGCCGACGCGCCGGACGAACGCCCCGAACTCGAACAGGAGGACCGGTGGCTGCTGTCGAAACTGCAGTACACCGTCCGCGACGTCACCGAGGCGATGGAGTCCTCGGAGACTCGGACCGCCAGTCAGGCCGCCTTCTACAACTTCGAGGAGGAACTCCGCTGGTACCGCCGGCGGACGGACCTCGACCGCCCGGCCGCGAAGTGGACGCTCGAACGGGTGCTGGAGACGCGCCTGCGACTCCTCGCCCCGTTCGTCCCGTTCATGACGAACGAACTGCACGAACGGCTGACCGGGACGCCCGCCGAGGACGCGCCGTGGCCCGAACCCGACGCGTCCTTCGAGAGCGCTGCCGTCGAGGCCAGTGAGTCGCAGATAGAGCGGCTGACCGAGGACATCAAGGGTATCCAGCAGTCGCTGGCGAACGCCGAGGAGGACGTGCCCGAGGCCGACCCCGACCGCATCACCGTCACCGTCGCCGCCGCCTGGAAGCGCGACGTGCTCCGGACCGTCGTCGAGGAGGACGCGAATCAGGGGGCCGTGATGAGCAGCGTGATGCAGGACCCCGACCTGCGCGAACGCGGCAACGAGGTGAACGACCTCGTGCAGGAACTGGTCGAGTTCGTCCGCGGACGCGACGAGAGCGAGGTGGCCGCTCTCGCCGAACTCGACGAGTACGCGACGTACGAGGCGGCGACCGACTTCCTCTCGCGGGAGTTCGACGCCGACGTCGAACTCGCTCTGGAGGGCGAGGACGCCGACGCGACGAAGCAGGCGATTCCGCTCCGCCCGGCCATCGAACTCGAAGCCGAGTGA
- a CDS encoding DUF7535 family protein — protein sequence MAEEDSPSALRQVYRTVTPGYKSHPDAEMNSVGWVIFLVMVAVMLPLLPFLVAVWVVTKLIDYVSRGGGRTET from the coding sequence ATGGCAGAAGAAGACTCTCCGAGTGCGCTCCGACAGGTCTACAGAACGGTCACGCCCGGCTACAAGTCCCACCCCGACGCGGAGATGAACTCCGTCGGCTGGGTGATCTTTCTCGTCATGGTCGCCGTGATGCTCCCGCTCTTGCCGTTCCTCGTCGCCGTCTGGGTCGTGACGAAACTCATCGACTACGTCTCCCGCGGCGGCGGCCGGACGGAGACGTGA
- a CDS encoding ornithine cyclodeaminase family protein codes for MQTLLLNSEDVHENANMAELVPAVKEAFAAFERGDAQMPPKSYIDLPQYNGDFRSMPAYMDAGDWDAAGIKWVNVHPDNEEQFDLPTVMGTMVYSSPETAFPLAVMDGTELTMKRTGAAAAVATDHLAVADASSLGIVGAGVQSYTQLEAIATVRDIEEVVVSDLDEERVARFIDAFEDEFDVRAGSIEEAASCDVLSTVTPVEDPVVSRDAVGDHTHVNAMGADAEGKHELADEILLDAKLVIDDHEQTTHSGEINVPYNAGVLSDDDIYGAIGEIVVGDREGRTDEDGITVFDSTGLAIQDVAAAHIVYEHARENDNGYEFDLLGLAGRGN; via the coding sequence ATGCAAACACTGCTCTTGAACAGCGAGGACGTTCACGAGAACGCGAACATGGCGGAACTCGTCCCCGCCGTCAAGGAGGCGTTCGCGGCCTTCGAACGCGGCGACGCCCAGATGCCGCCGAAGTCGTACATCGACCTGCCGCAGTACAACGGCGACTTCCGGTCGATGCCCGCCTACATGGACGCCGGCGACTGGGACGCCGCGGGCATCAAGTGGGTGAACGTCCACCCCGACAACGAGGAGCAGTTCGACCTCCCCACCGTGATGGGGACGATGGTGTACTCCTCGCCTGAGACGGCGTTCCCCCTCGCGGTCATGGACGGCACCGAACTGACGATGAAGCGGACGGGGGCGGCCGCCGCCGTCGCCACCGACCACCTCGCCGTCGCGGACGCCAGTTCGCTGGGCATCGTCGGCGCGGGCGTCCAGTCGTACACGCAGTTGGAGGCCATCGCCACCGTGCGCGACATCGAGGAAGTCGTCGTCTCGGACCTCGACGAGGAACGCGTCGCGCGCTTCATCGACGCGTTCGAAGACGAGTTCGACGTCCGCGCGGGGTCGATCGAGGAGGCCGCCTCCTGCGACGTCCTCTCGACGGTGACGCCCGTCGAGGACCCCGTCGTCTCCCGCGACGCCGTCGGCGACCACACGCACGTCAACGCGATGGGTGCGGACGCCGAGGGGAAGCACGAACTCGCCGACGAGATACTGCTGGACGCCAAACTCGTCATCGACGACCACGAGCAGACGACCCACTCGGGCGAGATAAACGTCCCCTACAACGCGGGCGTCCTCTCGGACGACGACATCTACGGCGCAATCGGCGAGATAGTCGTCGGCGACAGGGAGGGCCGCACCGACGAGGACGGCATCACCGTGTTCGACTCCACGGGACTGGCGATTCAGGACGTCGCCGCCGCGCACATCGTCTACGAACACGCCCGGGAGAACGACAACGGCTACGAGTTCGACCTGCTGGGACTCGCCGGCCGCGGGAACTGA
- the thsB gene encoding thermosome subunit beta, with product MIIMGEDAQRVKDRDAQEYNISAARAVAEAVRSTLGPKGMDKMLVDSMGDVTITNDGVTILKEMDIDNPTAEMIVEVAETQEDEAGDGTTTAVAIAGELLKNAEDLLEQDIHPTAIIKGFHLASQKAREEIDNIAEQVDPNDEDLLKKVAETSMTGKSSELNKELLAEIIVDAVKQVTVQADDGSFVVDLENVSIETQTGRSASESELLNGAVIDKDPVHDDMPTEFDEADVLLLNEPIEVEEADVDTQVNIESPDQLQKFLDQEEKQLKEKVEKIVDSGADVVFCQKGIDDLAQHYLAKEGILAVRRTKKSDIAFLRNVAGGNVVSDLDSVTEADLGVASVRRDSEDELFYVEGLGDEKHGVTMLLRGSTDHVVDELERGVEDALDVVATTVSDGRVLAGGGATEVELASRLRDYADSVSGREQLAVEAFADALELVPRVLAENAGLDSIDTLVDLRAAHEDGDERAGLNVFSGEVENTFESGVVEPAHAKEQAISSATEAANLVLKIDDIIAAGDLSTSGDGDEGGAPGGAGGMGGMGGMGGAM from the coding sequence ATGATCATCATGGGTGAGGACGCGCAGCGCGTGAAAGACCGCGACGCGCAGGAGTACAACATCAGTGCCGCCCGCGCCGTCGCTGAGGCGGTACGCTCGACACTCGGTCCGAAGGGGATGGACAAGATGCTCGTCGACTCGATGGGCGACGTCACCATCACGAACGACGGTGTCACCATCCTCAAGGAGATGGACATCGACAACCCGACGGCCGAGATGATCGTCGAAGTCGCCGAGACGCAGGAGGACGAGGCCGGCGACGGGACGACGACGGCCGTCGCCATCGCGGGTGAACTCCTGAAGAACGCCGAGGACCTCCTCGAACAGGACATCCACCCGACGGCCATCATCAAGGGCTTCCACCTCGCCAGCCAGAAGGCCCGCGAGGAGATAGACAACATCGCAGAGCAGGTCGACCCCAACGACGAGGACCTCCTGAAGAAGGTCGCCGAGACGTCGATGACGGGCAAGAGCTCCGAACTCAACAAGGAGCTTCTCGCCGAAATCATCGTCGACGCCGTCAAACAGGTCACCGTGCAGGCCGACGACGGCTCCTTCGTGGTCGACCTCGAGAACGTCTCCATCGAGACGCAGACCGGTCGCTCCGCGTCCGAGTCCGAACTGCTCAACGGCGCGGTCATCGACAAGGACCCCGTCCACGACGACATGCCGACGGAGTTCGACGAGGCCGACGTCCTCCTCCTCAACGAACCCATCGAGGTCGAGGAGGCCGACGTCGACACGCAGGTCAACATCGAGTCCCCCGACCAGCTCCAGAAGTTCCTCGACCAGGAGGAGAAGCAGCTGAAGGAGAAGGTCGAGAAGATCGTCGACTCCGGCGCCGACGTCGTCTTCTGCCAGAAGGGCATCGACGACCTCGCCCAGCACTACCTCGCCAAGGAGGGCATCCTTGCGGTCCGTCGGACGAAGAAGTCCGACATCGCGTTCCTCCGGAACGTCGCCGGCGGCAACGTCGTCTCCGACCTCGACAGCGTCACCGAGGCCGACCTCGGCGTCGCCTCCGTCCGCCGCGACAGCGAGGACGAACTGTTCTACGTCGAGGGTCTCGGCGACGAGAAGCACGGCGTGACGATGCTCCTGCGCGGTTCGACCGACCACGTGGTCGACGAACTCGAACGCGGCGTCGAGGACGCCCTCGACGTGGTCGCGACGACCGTCTCCGACGGCCGCGTCCTCGCCGGCGGCGGCGCGACCGAGGTCGAACTCGCCTCGCGCCTCCGCGACTACGCTGACTCCGTCTCCGGCCGCGAACAGCTGGCCGTCGAGGCGTTCGCCGACGCGCTCGAACTCGTCCCGCGCGTCCTCGCGGAGAACGCCGGTCTCGACTCCATCGACACGCTCGTCGACCTCCGCGCGGCCCACGAGGACGGCGACGAACGCGCCGGTCTGAACGTCTTCTCGGGCGAAGTCGAGAACACGTTCGAGTCGGGCGTCGTCGAGCCCGCCCACGCCAAGGAGCAGGCCATCTCCTCGGCCACCGAGGCGGCGAACCTCGTGCTCAAAATCGACGACATCATCGCCGCGGGCGACCTCAGCACCAGCGGCGACGGCGACGAGGGCGGCGCGCCCGGCGGCGCCGGCGGCATGGGCGGCATGGGCGGCATGGGCGGCGCTATGTGA
- a CDS encoding DUF2237 family protein: MSERNVLGEELAPCSTDPTTGFERDGCCGTHPDDPGRHELCAVMTEEFLAFSKRRGNDLVTPRPTLRFPGLEPGDRWCLCLGRWTEALEATRSERLPETTVPPVVLEATNEAVLDSVSMETLEAHAYDE, encoded by the coding sequence ATGTCCGAACGGAACGTTCTCGGCGAGGAACTCGCTCCCTGTAGCACCGACCCGACGACCGGGTTCGAGCGCGACGGCTGTTGCGGAACCCACCCCGACGACCCGGGGCGACACGAACTCTGTGCGGTGATGACCGAGGAGTTTCTGGCGTTCAGCAAACGGCGGGGGAACGACCTCGTGACGCCGCGCCCGACGTTGCGGTTCCCCGGCCTCGAACCGGGCGACCGCTGGTGTCTCTGCCTGGGGCGGTGGACCGAAGCGCTCGAAGCCACGCGGAGCGAACGCCTGCCGGAGACCACCGTCCCGCCCGTCGTCCTCGAAGCGACGAACGAGGCGGTGCTGGATTCCGTCTCGATGGAGACGCTCGAAGCGCACGCGTACGACGAATAG
- a CDS encoding OsmC family protein produces the protein MGSETPQRLTFDVSASAESPTRTRVSTRDFEFVVDEPATLGGSDEGPNPVEYLLGALAGCMNVVAHQVAREMDLDVRDLEIEIDGDLDPAKFMGESDESRAGYQEVRVDISADVDATDETIQTWLSAVEERCPVSDNLSHETPLAVSFESR, from the coding sequence ATGGGTTCAGAAACTCCACAACGACTCACCTTCGACGTCTCCGCGTCGGCGGAGTCCCCGACCCGGACCCGCGTATCGACCCGTGACTTCGAGTTCGTCGTCGACGAACCGGCGACGCTCGGGGGGAGCGACGAGGGACCGAATCCCGTCGAGTACCTCCTCGGCGCACTCGCCGGCTGCATGAACGTCGTGGCCCACCAGGTCGCTCGCGAGATGGACCTGGACGTGCGTGACCTCGAAATCGAAATCGACGGTGACCTCGACCCCGCGAAGTTCATGGGCGAGAGCGACGAGTCGCGGGCCGGGTACCAGGAGGTCCGCGTCGACATCTCGGCCGACGTGGACGCGACGGACGAGACGATTCAGACGTGGCTCTCGGCGGTCGAAGAACGATGTCCCGTCAGCGACAATCTGAGTCACGAGACGCCGCTCGCCGTCTCCTTCGAATCCCGCTGA
- a CDS encoding universal stress protein, which translates to MYHDILIPTDGSAASTTALEQGVEIASGTGATVHLLHVVDVETEMAASGVGDIADDLTKTLDEEAREALNQAEKMVDEAGVSAERVILEGFPEDAIQEYSDENGIDLIVIGESEDSTLSERLFGSTTEDVVQSATVSVLVARA; encoded by the coding sequence GTGTACCACGATATCCTCATCCCGACAGACGGATCCGCTGCGAGCACGACCGCGCTGGAACAGGGCGTGGAGATTGCGTCTGGGACGGGTGCCACGGTACATCTCCTGCACGTCGTCGACGTCGAGACGGAGATGGCCGCATCCGGTGTTGGTGACATCGCGGACGACCTCACGAAAACCCTCGACGAGGAGGCGAGAGAGGCGCTGAATCAGGCCGAGAAGATGGTCGACGAAGCCGGTGTTTCGGCAGAGCGGGTCATTCTCGAAGGGTTTCCGGAGGACGCGATACAGGAGTACAGCGACGAGAACGGAATCGACCTGATCGTGATCGGAGAGAGCGAGGATTCGACCCTCTCAGAGCGGCTCTTCGGTAGCACGACGGAGGACGTGGTTCAGTCGGCGACCGTCTCTGTTCTGGTCGCTCGAGCGTGA